A stretch of the Pleurodeles waltl isolate 20211129_DDA chromosome 2_1, aPleWal1.hap1.20221129, whole genome shotgun sequence genome encodes the following:
- the LOC138259996 gene encoding olfactory receptor 6F1-like: MEDVNTTSVTQFILLGFKVNKEFQIFLFVVLCNIYIVTIFTNIVIIAVIRSSTSLHKPMYLFIGIFSFLEIWYPTATVPKFLTDLLTGSKSISFTGCITQFYFHFSLGATENFLLVTMAFDRYVAICSPLRYTVIMTHRLCIQLALGCWGVGFVTLVVTLIQISRLNFCGPKVINHYYCDFAPLLTLSCSETKSIELIFFILATVVLLGCLLVVIVSYVCIIFTIIRMSSDRGRRKTFSTCASHLTVLAIFYGTAIFMFVKPTGRNSLQINKAVSVFPSIVTPLLNPIIYTLRNKEIKNTLRKGVESVRVLQKMYLF; encoded by the coding sequence ATGGAAGATGTAAATACAACTAGTGTGACACAATTTATTCTCCTGGGATTCAAAGTCAACAAAGAATTTCAAATATTTCTCTTCGTAGTCCTTTGTAACATCTACATCGTAACAATCTTTACAAATATAGTCATCATTGCTGTCATCAGGAGTTCAACCTCCCTGCATAAGCCCATGTATTTATTCATAGGAATATTTTCTTTTTTGGAAATTTGGTACCCTACAGCCACTGTCCCAAAGTTCCTCACAGACCTTCTCACAGGGAGCAAATCAATATCTTTCACAGGATGCATCACTCAATTTTATTTCCATTTCTCTTTAGGAGCTACAGAAAATTTTCTCCTGGTCACCATGGCCTTCGATCGCTATGTTGCCATCTGCAGTCCTCTCCGTTACACGGTCATCATGACCCATAGGCTGTGTATTCAGCTTGCTCTGGGCTGCTGGGGTGTTGGATTTGTGACTCTCGTAGTAACACTTATTCAGATCTCCAGACTGAACTTCTGTGGTCCCAAAGTAATTAATCACtattattgtgactttgctccacTTCTGACACTGTCCTGTTCTGAAACCAAGAGCattgaattgattttttttatCTTGGCTACTGTTGTATTATTAGGATGTTTGCTGGTGGTGATTGTATCCTACGTGTGTATCATCTTCACTATCATAAGAATGTCTAGCGATAGGGGTAGAAGAAAGACCTTCTCAACCTGCGCCTCACACCTCACTGTATTAGCCATATTCTATGGTACTGCAATTTTCATGTTTGTGAAGCCAACAGGAAGAAATTCCCTACAAATCAACAAAGCTGTGTCAGTCTTTCCATCAATAGTGACGCCCCTATTAAACCCTATAATTTATACACTAAGAAACAAGGAGATAAAAAACACCCTGAGAAAAGGTGTAGAGAGTGTGAGAGTTTTACAGAAAATGTACCTATTCTAG